In Massilistercora timonensis, the following are encoded in one genomic region:
- a CDS encoding GntR family transcriptional regulator has product MEEYQDQSLRGKVFHKLREDILSGVYQDHEELREAAIGEEMGVSRTPVREALRQLELEGLVTLVPNRGAYVTGISSKDVRDIYEIRSMLEGLCARWATEHITQKEIEALEEVILLSEFYLKKPGQEQARQVAELDGKFHKILYEASNSRILEHVLSDFHKYVKMARTLSVEEQDRAVKSVEEHREILEAIRNKDAGRAEALADRHIRKAMENLRNKQEEESEWQKSK; this is encoded by the coding sequence ATGGAAGAATATCAGGATCAATCGCTGAGAGGAAAAGTATTTCACAAGCTGAGAGAAGATATTTTATCCGGGGTCTATCAGGATCATGAGGAGCTTAGGGAGGCCGCCATCGGAGAAGAGATGGGAGTGAGCCGCACGCCGGTGCGGGAGGCCTTACGTCAGCTGGAACTGGAAGGACTGGTGACCCTGGTTCCAAACCGGGGAGCCTATGTGACCGGGATCAGCAGCAAGGACGTGAGGGATATCTATGAGATCCGGTCCATGCTGGAAGGTCTGTGCGCCAGGTGGGCCACGGAACACATCACGCAAAAAGAGATCGAAGCCCTGGAGGAAGTGATCCTGCTGTCGGAGTTCTATCTGAAGAAACCGGGCCAGGAACAGGCCAGGCAGGTAGCGGAATTGGACGGAAAATTTCATAAAATCTTGTATGAAGCGTCAAATAGTCGTATACTGGAACATGTATTATCGGATTTCCATAAATATGTGAAGATGGCGAGGACCTTGTCGGTGGAGGAGCAGGACCGGGCGGTCAAGTCTGTGGAGGAGCACCGGGAGATCCTGGAAGCCATCCGGAACAAGGACGCCGGACGGGCGGAAGCCCTGGCGGACCGGCATATTCGAAAGGCAATGGAAAATCTGCGGAATAAACAGGAGGAAGAAAGCGAATGGCAAAAATCAAAATGA
- a CDS encoding NADP-dependent isocitrate dehydrogenase, with the protein MAKIKMTNPIVEMDGDEMTRILWKMIKDNLLEPFIELNTEYYDLGLEHRNETNDQVTIDSANATKKHKVAVKCATITPNAARMEEYDLKEMWKSPNGTIRAILDGTVFRAPIVVKGIEPCVKNWEKPITIARHAYGDVYKGTEMKIPGAGKAELVYTAADGTEQRELIHEFQGPGIIQGMHNLNASIESFARSCFTYALDTKQDLWFATKDTISKKYDHTFKDIFQEIYDAEFAEKFEAAGIEYFYTLIDDAVARVMKSKGGYIWACKNYDGDVMSDMISSAFGSLAMMTSVLVSPDGYYEYEAAHGTVQRHYYKHLKGEETSTNSVATIFAWSGALRKRGELDGNQELQDFADRLERATIDTIESGKMTKDLALITTLENPTVLNSEEFIKAIAEKM; encoded by the coding sequence ATGGCAAAAATCAAAATGACAAACCCGATCGTGGAGATGGATGGGGACGAGATGACCCGGATCCTCTGGAAGATGATCAAGGACAATCTTCTGGAGCCGTTTATCGAGCTGAATACCGAGTATTATGATCTGGGACTGGAGCACCGCAACGAGACCAACGACCAGGTGACCATCGATTCGGCCAATGCAACCAAGAAACATAAAGTGGCGGTGAAATGTGCCACCATCACTCCCAACGCGGCGCGGATGGAGGAGTACGATCTGAAGGAAATGTGGAAGAGCCCCAACGGGACCATCCGGGCGATCCTGGACGGCACCGTATTCCGGGCGCCCATTGTGGTAAAAGGCATCGAGCCCTGTGTAAAAAACTGGGAGAAGCCCATCACCATCGCAAGACATGCATACGGCGACGTTTACAAGGGAACGGAGATGAAGATCCCGGGAGCGGGAAAGGCAGAGCTTGTCTATACTGCAGCGGACGGAACGGAACAAAGAGAACTGATCCATGAGTTCCAGGGCCCGGGGATCATCCAGGGCATGCACAACCTGAACGCATCCATTGAAAGCTTTGCCAGAAGCTGCTTTACTTACGCGCTGGATACAAAGCAGGATCTGTGGTTCGCAACCAAGGATACTATTTCTAAGAAATACGACCATACCTTCAAGGACATTTTCCAGGAGATTTATGACGCGGAATTCGCAGAGAAGTTTGAAGCCGCCGGAATCGAGTATTTCTATACCCTGATCGACGACGCGGTAGCCCGCGTGATGAAATCCAAGGGCGGTTACATCTGGGCCTGCAAGAATTACGACGGAGATGTGATGAGCGACATGATCTCATCCGCCTTTGGTTCTCTGGCCATGATGACCTCCGTGCTGGTGTCCCCGGACGGGTATTATGAATACGAGGCGGCTCACGGGACGGTGCAGCGCCATTATTACAAACATCTGAAGGGGGAAGAGACCTCCACCAACTCCGTGGCCACCATCTTTGCCTGGAGCGGAGCGCTGCGTAAGCGCGGGGAGCTGGACGGGAACCAGGAGCTGCAGGATTTCGCGGACCGTCTGGAGCGGGCCACCATCGATACCATCGAGAGCGGCAAGATGACCAAGGACCTGGCGCTGATCACCACGCTGGAGAATCCGACGGTGCTCAACAGCGAGGAATTTATCAAAGCCATCGCAGAGAAAATGTAA
- a CDS encoding NAD(P)H-dependent oxidoreductase, giving the protein MNILMINATMKKGKSYTIGRALIDRIAGEEDQVQEIFLPKDMPEFCRGCARCIQEGEEHCPDYLIYLKRITGMMDEADLLIFTTPVFVYHTSGQMKALLDHYGYRWMVHRPEGSMFRKQAVCIATAAGAGMRSAIRDIRDSLRWWGVSRIYTYGVALPWDTLEEADEKKKDEMREKLEQIASRIQRDPGKIFPSPGVWIRFHIMRIFQRRKKEADIDQRYWAEQGWLGRKRPWKET; this is encoded by the coding sequence ATGAACATACTGATGATAAACGCAACCATGAAAAAGGGGAAATCATACACCATCGGCCGTGCTTTGATCGACCGGATCGCCGGGGAGGAAGACCAGGTGCAGGAGATCTTTCTGCCAAAGGATATGCCGGAATTCTGCCGCGGCTGTGCCAGATGTATCCAGGAAGGGGAGGAGCACTGCCCGGACTATCTGATCTATCTGAAGCGGATCACCGGGATGATGGATGAGGCGGATCTTCTGATCTTCACCACGCCGGTGTTTGTCTATCATACCAGCGGGCAGATGAAGGCGCTTCTGGACCACTATGGCTACCGCTGGATGGTCCATCGCCCGGAAGGGTCCATGTTCCGGAAGCAGGCGGTGTGCATCGCCACGGCTGCGGGAGCGGGAATGAGAAGCGCCATCAGGGATATCCGGGACAGCCTGCGCTGGTGGGGTGTCTCCCGGATCTACACCTACGGAGTGGCCCTTCCCTGGGATACGCTGGAGGAGGCAGATGAGAAGAAGAAGGATGAGATGAGAGAGAAGCTGGAGCAGATCGCCTCCAGGATCCAGAGAGATCCCGGGAAGATCTTTCCTTCTCCTGGTGTCTGGATCCGCTTCCACATCATGCGGATCTTCCAGCGGCGCAAGAAAGAGGCGGATATCGACCAGCGATACTGGGCGGAACAAGGATGGCTTGGCAGAAAACGCCCCTGGAAAGAGACATAA
- a CDS encoding M23 family metallopeptidase, with protein sequence MRHPGKYILAILLLALFTVLSMQSLYETGQNSFWDPVEAEDETFRAKFFSEELEEEDLSKACKALQRQVAGEIQYFPVPDSVLDPKLTTSYVNTWMAERSYGGKRGHEGIDIMADVQRPGLYPVVSMTDGVVTNLGWLEQGGYRIGITGDSGTYYYYAHLDSYGQVGKGERVRAGELLGYMGDSGYGPEGTRGKFDVHLHVGIYVYQDGAEISLNPYYVLQALEDRRLRYEYS encoded by the coding sequence ATGCGCCATCCTGGAAAATATATACTTGCAATTCTTCTTCTGGCCCTCTTTACAGTGCTTTCCATGCAAAGCCTGTATGAGACGGGCCAGAATTCTTTCTGGGATCCGGTGGAAGCGGAGGACGAGACCTTCCGTGCAAAGTTCTTTTCTGAAGAACTGGAGGAAGAAGATCTCTCGAAAGCATGTAAGGCGCTTCAAAGGCAGGTGGCCGGGGAGATCCAGTATTTCCCGGTGCCGGATTCCGTACTGGATCCAAAGCTTACCACCAGCTATGTGAATACCTGGATGGCGGAGCGAAGCTACGGCGGAAAGCGGGGCCATGAAGGTATCGACATCATGGCGGACGTGCAGCGGCCGGGCCTCTATCCGGTGGTCAGCATGACAGATGGAGTGGTGACAAATCTTGGATGGCTGGAGCAGGGAGGCTACCGGATAGGCATAACGGGAGATAGTGGTACTTATTACTACTACGCACATCTGGATTCCTACGGACAGGTCGGGAAAGGAGAACGGGTCCGGGCAGGGGAACTGCTGGGATATATGGGAGATTCAGGTTATGGCCCGGAGGGGACCAGAGGAAAGTTCGACGTACACCTGCATGTGGGGATCTATGTCTACCAGGATGGGGCGGAGATCAGCCTGAATCCTTACTATGTGCTGCAGGCGCTGGAGGATCGAAGGCTTCGGTATGAGTATTCCTGA
- a CDS encoding RsmB/NOP family class I SAM-dependent RNA methyltransferase: MKLPQAFEEKMKGLLGEDFDSYIACFDNPRYYGLRINTQKISVEEFQRICPFEIRPIPWIHNGFYYDGEKEVPSRHPYYFAGLYYLQEPSAMTPADRLPVHPGDRVLDVCAAPGGKATELGAKLQEEGLLAANDLSSSRAKGLLKNIELFGIGNVLVLSEEPGALVPRFAGYFDKILIDAPCSGEGMFRKDRKMVKAWEEHGPEYFCKIQKGIILQAAQMLRPGGLMLYSTCTFDRRENEEVIAHLLREFPEFQILEMTPYEGFSQGIPGDLEYPDLRRTVRIFPHKMKGEGHYLALLQKGPGEEAPRLAGLGRPKRLPEPLADFLGEIRRDFDPSRIEINKERVYYMPSGIPDLRGVRFLRTGLLMGELKKQRFEPSQALAMNLKKEEYEKVIDLSADDGRVFRYLKGETLDVEDLVPEERGKKKNSWYLVCVDGYPLGWGKLAGGMLKNKYLPGWRMC, encoded by the coding sequence ATGAAACTGCCTCAGGCATTTGAAGAGAAAATGAAGGGTCTTCTGGGAGAAGACTTTGATTCCTATATAGCCTGTTTTGACAATCCCCGTTATTATGGGCTTCGGATAAATACACAGAAAATTTCCGTGGAGGAATTCCAGCGGATCTGTCCCTTTGAGATCCGCCCCATCCCCTGGATCCACAATGGATTTTACTATGACGGGGAGAAGGAGGTGCCTTCCCGGCATCCCTATTACTTCGCAGGTCTTTATTATCTCCAGGAGCCAAGCGCCATGACCCCGGCGGACCGGCTGCCGGTCCATCCCGGAGACCGGGTGCTGGACGTGTGCGCGGCACCGGGGGGGAAAGCCACAGAGCTGGGAGCGAAGCTTCAGGAAGAAGGCCTTCTTGCAGCCAATGACCTGAGTAGTTCCAGGGCCAAGGGGCTTCTGAAGAACATTGAGCTTTTCGGCATTGGAAATGTGCTGGTGTTAAGCGAAGAACCGGGGGCGTTAGTGCCCCGCTTTGCCGGATATTTTGACAAGATCCTGATTGACGCGCCCTGCTCCGGCGAAGGGATGTTCCGCAAAGACCGGAAGATGGTGAAGGCCTGGGAGGAGCACGGGCCGGAGTACTTCTGCAAGATCCAGAAAGGGATCATCCTGCAGGCGGCGCAGATGCTGCGCCCGGGCGGGCTTATGCTGTATTCTACCTGCACCTTTGACCGGCGGGAGAATGAGGAAGTGATCGCCCATCTTCTAAGAGAGTTCCCGGAGTTTCAGATCCTGGAGATGACGCCTTATGAAGGGTTCTCACAAGGGATCCCCGGGGATCTGGAATATCCGGATCTTAGGCGGACTGTGCGGATCTTCCCTCACAAAATGAAGGGGGAGGGCCATTATCTGGCGCTGCTTCAGAAAGGCCCCGGGGAGGAGGCGCCCCGCCTTGCCGGCCTGGGACGGCCAAAGCGGCTGCCGGAACCGCTGGCAGATTTCCTGGGGGAGATCCGGCGAGATTTTGATCCGTCCCGGATAGAGATCAATAAGGAGCGGGTGTACTATATGCCCTCCGGGATCCCGGATCTTCGGGGAGTCAGGTTCCTGCGGACAGGCCTTCTGATGGGGGAACTGAAGAAACAGCGTTTTGAGCCAAGCCAGGCGCTGGCCATGAACCTGAAGAAAGAAGAGTACGAAAAAGTGATCGATCTTTCTGCCGACGACGGGAGGGTCTTCCGCTATCTGAAGGGAGAGACCCTGGATGTGGAGGATCTGGTCCCGGAAGAGAGAGGAAAGAAGAAAAACAGCTGGTACCTGGTGTGTGTGGACGGTTATCCCCTGGGATGGGGGAAGCTTGCAGGGGGTATGCTGAAGAATAAATATCTGCCCGGATGGAGGATGTGCTGA
- a CDS encoding pseudouridine synthase has protein sequence MMRLDKYLAEMGEGTRQEVKAFICKGRVMVNGVPVKKPEAKVEEGKDQVTLDGRKIPYQKYLYYMLNKPAGVITATTDSRERTVLDLLGEDRRKDLFPVGRLDKDTEGLLLITNDGPLAHRLLSPRKHVDKCYYAKVRGEVTGEDVEQFAQGLFLAGLGEEKEEKTMPARLEILKTASAAGKEAPGIVSEILLTIQEGKFHQVKRMFQAVGKEVLYLKRLSMGSLKLDPELAPGQYRELTKEEMERL, from the coding sequence ATGATGCGGCTGGACAAATATCTGGCGGAGATGGGGGAAGGCACCCGGCAGGAGGTGAAGGCCTTTATCTGCAAAGGCCGGGTGATGGTGAATGGCGTCCCGGTGAAAAAGCCGGAAGCCAAAGTGGAAGAAGGAAAAGACCAGGTCACTTTGGACGGCCGCAAGATCCCCTATCAGAAATATCTGTATTATATGCTCAACAAGCCGGCGGGGGTGATCACCGCCACCACCGATAGCCGGGAACGGACCGTTTTGGATCTTCTGGGAGAGGACCGGCGAAAAGATTTGTTTCCGGTGGGGCGGCTGGACAAGGATACGGAAGGGCTGCTTCTTATCACCAACGACGGCCCTTTGGCCCATCGGCTCCTTTCCCCCAGGAAGCATGTGGACAAGTGTTACTATGCAAAAGTCCGGGGCGAAGTGACCGGTGAGGATGTGGAACAGTTTGCCCAAGGCCTCTTTCTTGCGGGTCTTGGGGAAGAGAAGGAAGAGAAAACCATGCCGGCCAGGCTGGAGATCCTGAAGACGGCTTCTGCGGCCGGGAAAGAAGCGCCCGGGATTGTGTCAGAGATCCTTCTGACCATCCAGGAAGGGAAGTTCCATCAGGTGAAGCGGATGTTCCAGGCGGTTGGCAAGGAAGTGCTGTATCTGAAGCGGCTGTCCATGGGAAGCCTTAAGCTGGACCCGGAGCTTGCGCCGGGGCAGTACCGGGAACTTACGAAAGAGGAGATGGAACGGTTATGA
- a CDS encoding HAD family phosphatase: MKHILENIDAVIFDMDGTLIDSMWIWPDIDQVYLEKYHLTQPENFHQDMEGKSYREVAQYFLDTFPTLKRTREEVMEEWTQMAYERYMTQVPLKRGAYEFICTMREAGIRTGIATSNGRKLVDDTLEALEISGLFDSVRTACEVESGKPAPDVYLLVARDIGADPERCLVFEDVPMGILAGKNAGMKVCAVEDDFSRPQEEKKRELADYYIRDYRDIINGTYEVLE, translated from the coding sequence ATGAAACATATATTGGAAAATATCGATGCCGTTATTTTTGATATGGACGGGACGCTGATCGATTCCATGTGGATCTGGCCGGATATCGATCAGGTATATCTGGAGAAATACCACCTGACCCAGCCGGAGAATTTCCACCAGGATATGGAGGGAAAAAGCTACCGGGAGGTGGCCCAGTATTTCCTGGACACCTTTCCCACTTTGAAGAGGACCCGGGAAGAGGTGATGGAAGAGTGGACCCAGATGGCCTATGAGCGCTATATGACCCAGGTGCCGCTGAAAAGGGGAGCTTATGAGTTTATCTGCACCATGCGGGAAGCTGGGATCCGGACCGGCATCGCCACCAGCAACGGCCGGAAGCTGGTAGACGATACGCTGGAGGCCCTTGAGATCAGCGGACTTTTTGACTCGGTAAGGACCGCCTGCGAAGTGGAGTCGGGGAAACCGGCGCCGGATGTGTACCTTCTGGTGGCCCGGGATATCGGGGCGGATCCGGAGCGGTGCCTGGTATTTGAAGACGTTCCTATGGGGATCCTGGCAGGGAAGAATGCGGGGATGAAGGTCTGCGCGGTGGAAGATGATTTCTCCAGGCCCCAGGAGGAGAAAAAGAGAGAGCTTGCCGATTACTATATCCGGGATTACCGCGATATCATCAACGGAACCTACGAGGTGTTGGAATGA
- a CDS encoding YgiQ family radical SAM protein — translation MKQDFLPLCRADMEARGWDQADFVYVTGDAYVDHPSFGTAIISRLLEARGYRVAILSQPDWRRKESIMEYGRPRLGFLVSAGNMDSMVNHYTVSRKRRKKDAYTPGGEMGRRPDYAVVVYGNLIRQAYKDVPVILGGIEASLRRLAHYDYWSDRLKRSVLLDSGADLISYGMGELSIPEIAEALDAGMKVEDITYVPGTVYRTRSLDQVYDVQVLPSYEELKEEKANYAKSFYTQYQNTDPFSGKRLAEPYGEHLYVVQNPPSRLLTRQEMDDVYGYPYMRTYHPSYEKAGGVPAISEVKFSLISSRGCFGGCSFCALTFHQGRIIQSRSHESLLEEAKAFTHDPDFKGYIHDVGGPTANFREPSCRKQLEKGVCPNRQCLFLSPCPNLKADHRDYVALLRKLRALPHVKKVFIRSGIRFDYLLADPDDTFLRELCQYHVSGQLKVAPEHVSDAVLERMGKPANQVYQTFVRRYREMNKRLGKDQYLVPYLMSSHPGSTLKEAVKLAEYLRDLGYMPEQVQDFYPTPSTLSTCMYYTGVDPRNGKPVYVPRNPHEKAMQRALIQYRDPKNYELVREALEKAGREDLIGYGKHCLIRPRRQEKASFQEGYKKKRKTIRNVHKKKTGR, via the coding sequence ATGAAGCAGGATTTTTTGCCTTTGTGCAGGGCGGATATGGAAGCGCGGGGATGGGACCAGGCGGATTTTGTCTATGTGACAGGGGATGCCTATGTGGATCATCCTTCCTTTGGGACGGCTATTATTTCCCGGCTCCTGGAAGCCAGGGGATACCGGGTGGCTATCCTTTCCCAGCCGGACTGGCGCAGGAAGGAGAGCATTATGGAATACGGCCGGCCCCGCCTTGGATTCCTGGTCTCTGCCGGAAATATGGACTCTATGGTGAACCACTACACCGTCTCCCGGAAACGGCGGAAGAAAGATGCCTACACCCCGGGCGGGGAGATGGGGCGAAGGCCGGACTATGCGGTGGTGGTCTACGGCAACCTGATCCGCCAGGCCTACAAGGATGTGCCGGTGATCCTGGGCGGGATCGAGGCCAGCCTGCGGCGTCTGGCCCACTATGATTACTGGTCGGACCGGCTGAAGCGTTCCGTGCTCCTGGACTCCGGGGCGGATCTGATCTCCTACGGCATGGGAGAGCTTTCCATCCCCGAGATCGCGGAGGCCCTGGATGCGGGGATGAAGGTGGAAGACATCACCTATGTCCCCGGGACGGTGTATCGGACCAGAAGCCTTGACCAGGTGTATGATGTCCAGGTGCTTCCTTCCTACGAGGAATTGAAGGAAGAGAAAGCAAACTATGCAAAAAGCTTTTATACCCAGTATCAGAACACCGATCCTTTCAGCGGGAAACGGCTGGCGGAGCCCTACGGGGAGCATCTCTATGTGGTGCAGAACCCGCCCTCCAGGCTGCTGACCCGCCAGGAGATGGACGATGTGTACGGGTATCCCTATATGCGGACCTATCATCCCTCCTATGAGAAGGCAGGAGGCGTTCCGGCCATCTCGGAGGTAAAGTTCAGCCTGATCAGCAGCAGAGGCTGTTTCGGCGGCTGCAGCTTCTGCGCCCTTACCTTTCATCAGGGCAGGATCATCCAGTCCCGGAGCCACGAATCCCTGCTGGAGGAAGCAAAGGCATTTACCCATGATCCAGACTTCAAGGGATATATCCATGATGTGGGAGGCCCCACGGCCAACTTCCGGGAGCCATCTTGTCGCAAACAGCTGGAGAAGGGAGTCTGCCCCAACCGGCAGTGCCTGTTTCTCTCTCCCTGTCCCAATCTGAAGGCAGATCACCGGGACTACGTGGCTCTTCTCAGGAAGCTGAGAGCGCTTCCCCATGTAAAGAAGGTATTTATCCGTTCCGGGATCCGGTTTGATTATCTTCTGGCAGACCCGGACGACACCTTCCTGCGGGAACTGTGCCAGTATCATGTGAGCGGCCAGCTGAAAGTAGCTCCGGAACATGTGTCCGACGCGGTGCTGGAACGGATGGGCAAACCGGCCAACCAGGTATATCAGACCTTTGTGCGCCGGTATCGGGAGATGAACAAAAGGCTTGGAAAGGATCAGTATCTGGTTCCCTATCTGATGTCCTCCCATCCCGGCTCTACGCTGAAGGAGGCGGTGAAGCTGGCGGAATATCTGCGGGATCTTGGCTATATGCCGGAACAGGTCCAGGATTTTTATCCAACGCCCTCTACCTTATCCACCTGCATGTATTATACCGGGGTGGACCCAAGGAACGGGAAACCGGTGTACGTGCCCAGGAATCCCCATGAGAAGGCGATGCAGCGGGCGCTGATCCAGTACCGGGACCCGAAGAACTATGAGCTGGTCCGGGAAGCCCTGGAGAAAGCAGGAAGAGAGGATCTGATCGGATACGGGAAACATTGCCTGATCCGGCCCCGCAGGCAGGAGAAAGCTTCTTTCCAGGAAGGATATAAAAAGAAGAGGAAGACCATCCGCAATGTTCATAAAAAGAAGACAGGGAGATGA
- a CDS encoding SDR family NAD(P)-dependent oxidoreductase yields MRIAIVTGASSGIGREFARQIPRLYRNLDELWVVARRTDRLKELERELGLPLRIFDGDLNRDYIYEKMEKECLRQSPDIRMLVNAAGYGKVGPVDKECGEQLGQIDLNCRSLTRMIQLCLPYMRRGSRILNVASAAAFCPQPGFAVYAATKAYVYSLSLALGEELKERGILVTVLCPGPVDTEFFNRSGPLPGKLRGAARATAYRVVRQGILDAVRGRRVSVYGTWMKAARLGAKLVPGRICAAFIRKINQSGVEEHEN; encoded by the coding sequence ATGCGTATCGCTATTGTGACCGGCGCTTCTTCCGGGATCGGACGGGAGTTTGCGCGTCAGATCCCAAGGCTCTACCGGAACCTGGACGAGCTCTGGGTGGTGGCAAGAAGGACTGACCGCTTAAAGGAACTGGAACGGGAGCTGGGACTTCCCCTCCGGATCTTTGACGGAGATCTTAACCGGGATTATATCTATGAGAAGATGGAAAAAGAATGCCTCCGGCAATCTCCGGACATCCGGATGCTGGTAAATGCGGCCGGATACGGGAAGGTGGGTCCGGTGGATAAGGAATGTGGGGAGCAGCTTGGGCAGATCGACTTAAACTGCCGCAGCCTGACCCGGATGATCCAGCTTTGCCTTCCCTATATGAGACGGGGGAGCCGGATCCTTAATGTGGCTTCCGCCGCAGCCTTTTGTCCCCAGCCGGGATTCGCCGTCTATGCGGCCACCAAGGCCTATGTGTACAGCCTGTCCCTTGCCCTTGGCGAGGAGCTGAAAGAGCGGGGGATCCTGGTCACTGTGCTGTGTCCCGGACCAGTGGACACCGAGTTTTTCAACCGGTCCGGTCCGCTTCCCGGAAAGTTGCGGGGCGCTGCAAGAGCCACTGCTTATCGGGTGGTAAGACAGGGGATTCTTGATGCGGTTCGGGGCAGAAGAGTCTCTGTGTACGGGACCTGGATGAAAGCGGCCCGCCTGGGAGCAAAGCTGGTCCCGGGCAGGATCTGTGCCGCGTTTATAAGAAAAATCAATCAGTCAGGAGTAGAAGAACATGAGAATTGA
- a CDS encoding RluA family pseudouridine synthase — MTEVTIRENEAGQRLDKFLKKYLSQAPGSFLYKMLRKKNIVLNGKKATGSEKLKTGDQVRFFLAKETLDKFKGQAPEEVRWQGESPEILYEDSQVLFLSKPSGMLSQRAKKEDLSVVEYVIWYLRNSGQITEEDLLTFHPSVCNRLDRNTSGIIGAGKTLAGLQALTEVFRERSIKKYYLCIAKGMIREGAHIKGYLRKDEERNKVAIHPGPCPGASFIETEYFPLLSNQEMTLLKVHLITGRAHQIRAHLSAEGHPILGDYKYGNKTWNDHYKKTRGIQDQMLHAWQLQMPQTLPGALEGIAGRRITAPLPEVFAELIKETTWEHGIPEASEVLP, encoded by the coding sequence ATGACAGAAGTGACGATCCGGGAAAACGAGGCGGGACAGCGTCTGGACAAATTCCTGAAGAAATACCTGTCCCAGGCGCCGGGAAGTTTTCTCTACAAAATGCTGCGCAAAAAGAATATCGTGCTGAACGGGAAGAAAGCCACCGGAAGCGAAAAGTTAAAGACCGGGGACCAGGTCCGGTTCTTCCTTGCGAAGGAAACCCTGGACAAATTCAAAGGGCAGGCCCCGGAAGAGGTCAGGTGGCAGGGGGAATCCCCGGAGATCCTCTATGAGGATTCTCAGGTGCTGTTCCTGAGCAAACCTTCCGGAATGTTGTCCCAGCGGGCTAAGAAGGAAGACCTTTCCGTGGTGGAATATGTGATCTGGTACTTAAGGAACAGTGGACAGATCACAGAGGAGGATCTTCTTACTTTCCATCCTTCTGTCTGCAACCGGCTGGACCGCAACACCAGCGGGATCATCGGGGCAGGAAAGACGCTGGCAGGGCTGCAGGCATTGACAGAAGTCTTTCGGGAGCGTAGTATTAAAAAGTACTACCTGTGTATTGCCAAAGGGATGATCCGTGAAGGGGCTCACATCAAAGGGTATCTCAGGAAGGACGAAGAACGGAACAAGGTGGCTATCCATCCCGGTCCCTGTCCGGGAGCTTCCTTTATTGAGACAGAGTATTTCCCCCTTCTTTCCAATCAGGAGATGACCCTTCTGAAGGTCCATCTGATCACCGGGCGCGCCCATCAGATCCGGGCCCACTTAAGTGCGGAGGGACATCCCATCCTGGGGGATTATAAATACGGGAACAAGACCTGGAACGATCACTATAAGAAGACCCGGGGGATCCAGGACCAGATGCTCCACGCCTGGCAGCTTCAGATGCCGCAAACGCTTCCGGGAGCGCTGGAGGGGATAGCCGGGCGAAGGATCACGGCGCCTCTTCCAGAGGTGTTTGCCGAACTGATAAAGGAGACAACATGGGAACATGGAATTCCAGAGGCCTCAGAGGTTCTGCCTTAG
- a CDS encoding Holliday junction resolvase RecU, with amino-acid sequence MGTWNSRGLRGSALEDMINRTNERYQEKGLALIQKIPTPITPVRIDKEHRHITLAYFDQRSTVDYIGAIQGLPVCFDAKECVADTFPLQNIHAHQVRFMENFEKQGGIAFLIIYYTARNILYYMRFQEVQAFWNRAEEGGRKSFRFEELNPRFFLELQGGIYVPYLDAINQDLSLREELDKE; translated from the coding sequence ATGGGAACATGGAATTCCAGAGGCCTCAGAGGTTCTGCCTTAGAGGACATGATCAACCGGACAAATGAACGATATCAGGAGAAAGGGCTGGCGCTGATTCAGAAGATCCCCACCCCCATCACACCGGTGCGCATTGACAAGGAGCACCGCCACATCACACTGGCTTATTTTGACCAGCGAAGTACGGTGGACTACATCGGCGCTATCCAGGGACTGCCGGTGTGCTTTGACGCAAAGGAATGCGTGGCGGATACCTTCCCGCTTCAGAATATCCATGCCCATCAGGTGCGGTTTATGGAGAATTTTGAGAAACAGGGGGGCATTGCCTTTCTCATTATCTACTATACAGCACGGAACATTTTGTACTATATGCGGTTTCAGGAGGTGCAGGCCTTCTGGAATCGGGCAGAAGAGGGTGGCCGGAAAAGCTTCCGCTTTGAGGAACTGAATCCCCGGTTCTTCCTGGAACTTCAGGGCGGGATCTACGTCCCTTATCTGGACGCTATCAACCAGGATCTCAGCCTGCGGGAAGAACTTGACAAAGAGTAG